One Nicotiana tomentosiformis chromosome 1, ASM39032v3, whole genome shotgun sequence genomic window, AGTTTGGctagttcccactgatagggagaggattcggAGGTTCgtcgatggcctcacatatcaggtgcggttacttatgactagggagacggtatctggtgctacttttgatgaagtTGTCGACGTTGCTCGGCAGATAGAAATGATCCGTAGTCAGGAGCGGGGtaagagggaggctaagaggcctcgtggatcagGTGagtttagcggtgttccttcagggggtcagttttaccgcggtagtgGTCGCTCTTACAagcacgctcagacgggtcgttcagttcactgtggtgcatcatccagccatggtttaTGTAGTTATCATCAGGGACAGTTATCTCTCAGTGCcctaccagctcagagttcatcccatgcaccttcagttcagggttcatcggCACTGGCTTCTTCTAACGGGTATTCTGGTGCTCGGGGCTCTCTCCAGTCCCCACCGCCATTTGCAGGGAgggattgttttgagtgtggagatatgggtcacatcaagaggtattgtccccgccttatgggaggtccagctcagcagaggagtcagcctatgATTTTGGCTCCCGTTACT contains:
- the LOC138907153 gene encoding uncharacterized protein, whose protein sequence is MGFFELASHVVWLVPTDRERIRRFVDGLTYQVRLLMTRETVSGATFDEVVDVARQIEMIRSQERGKREAKRPRGSGEFSGVPSGGQFYRGSGRSYKHAQTGRSVHCGASSSHGLCSYHQGQLSLSALPAQSSSHAPSVQGSSALASSNGYSGARGSLQSPPPFAGRDCFECGDMGHIKRYCPRLMGGPAQQRSQPMILAPVTSRPAQPTRGGAQLVRGRPRGGADQAAVRLDSMLFPPDQMMLLQMQ